Proteins co-encoded in one Bradyrhizobium sp. 170 genomic window:
- a CDS encoding Lrp/AsnC family transcriptional regulator — MAKLDDTDRQLLMLLQEDDRQPLAVLSEKIGVAVSTINDRIKRLIRSGIISGFHARIAPEAVGLDLLAFIMVSWSNPKIEAGFLERVKASPDVLECHHITGAWNYLLKVRVGTTRDLERFLSETVKAVDGVERTETLITLSSTKEIWSVSL; from the coding sequence ATGGCGAAACTGGACGATACTGACCGCCAACTCCTGATGCTGCTGCAGGAGGACGACCGCCAGCCGCTGGCTGTTCTCAGCGAGAAAATCGGCGTCGCCGTTTCCACCATCAACGACCGCATCAAACGGCTGATTCGATCCGGCATCATTTCGGGCTTCCACGCCCGCATCGCGCCGGAAGCCGTGGGACTCGATCTGCTCGCCTTCATCATGGTGAGCTGGAGCAACCCGAAGATCGAGGCGGGTTTCCTGGAAAGGGTGAAGGCTTCACCCGACGTGCTGGAGTGCCACCACATCACCGGCGCCTGGAATTATCTCCTCAAGGTTCGCGTCGGCACCACGCGCGACCTCGAACGATTCCTCAGCGAGACGGTCAAGGCGGTGGACGGCGTGGAGCGAACGGAGACACTGATCACGCTGTCGTCGACGAAAGAGATCTGGAGCGTCAGCCTTTAG
- a CDS encoding PHB depolymerase family esterase, translating into MSLAKNVEFLRHFPKLNGFNGLGIYGRTASAAGQSPLVEISGFGTNPGALKMFAYVPEQLPRASALVVVLHGCGQTAAGYDFGAGWSTLAKRYGFALLMPEQQGSNNANTCFNWFNPGDIACGRGEAASIRQMVARMVTDHKIDSHRIYVTGLSAGGAMTSVMLAVYPEVFAGGAVIAGLPYGIAGNVREALGGMMQSTSRPAGKLGDLVRKASKHKGPWPKVSVWHGSADRTVNPGNANEIVKQWLDVHGLPSAPMSTGDVDGHPREVWWNADGQTVVESYTITDMAHGTPLGLAGNDEPYGAEGAFLIEAGISSSYHIADFFGLTDRVSPASDAAKPAPASKVIPSAATESMQSSDVAATLWSRSHKPVRQPKPAPRGPKRRGIDVGAAITRALTAVGLMK; encoded by the coding sequence TTGTCGCTTGCGAAGAACGTCGAATTCTTGCGCCATTTCCCGAAGCTGAACGGGTTCAATGGCTTGGGAATCTATGGCCGAACCGCTTCGGCGGCGGGGCAGAGTCCGCTCGTCGAAATCTCAGGATTCGGCACCAATCCCGGCGCGCTAAAGATGTTCGCCTATGTGCCGGAGCAGTTGCCGCGCGCGTCCGCGCTCGTCGTCGTCCTGCACGGCTGCGGCCAGACCGCAGCGGGCTATGACTTTGGCGCCGGCTGGTCGACGCTCGCCAAGCGCTATGGCTTTGCGTTGCTGATGCCCGAACAGCAGGGCTCCAATAACGCCAACACCTGTTTCAACTGGTTCAATCCGGGCGACATCGCGTGCGGCCGCGGCGAGGCCGCGTCGATCCGGCAGATGGTCGCGCGGATGGTCACCGATCACAAAATCGATTCCCACCGCATCTATGTGACCGGCCTTTCCGCCGGCGGCGCGATGACGTCGGTGATGCTGGCTGTCTATCCGGAAGTGTTCGCGGGCGGCGCCGTCATCGCCGGGCTCCCCTACGGCATCGCCGGCAATGTTCGGGAAGCGCTCGGCGGCATGATGCAGTCGACGTCGCGCCCCGCCGGCAAATTGGGCGATCTCGTCCGCAAGGCCTCCAAGCACAAGGGCCCGTGGCCGAAAGTGTCGGTGTGGCACGGCAGCGCCGATCGCACGGTGAACCCCGGCAACGCCAACGAAATCGTCAAGCAATGGCTCGACGTTCACGGCCTGCCGTCAGCGCCGATGTCGACCGGCGACGTCGACGGCCATCCGCGCGAGGTCTGGTGGAACGCCGACGGGCAGACCGTCGTCGAGTCCTACACCATCACCGACATGGCCCATGGCACGCCGCTCGGCCTTGCCGGCAATGACGAGCCCTATGGTGCGGAAGGTGCGTTCCTGATCGAGGCAGGAATTTCCTCATCCTATCACATCGCTGATTTCTTCGGCCTCACCGATCGCGTCAGCCCGGCCAGCGATGCGGCCAAGCCGGCGCCGGCATCGAAGGTCATTCCATCCGCTGCCACGGAATCCATGCAGTCGTCCGACGTTGCCGCCACGCTGTGGTCGAGGTCCCACAAGCCGGTTCGTCAACCCAAGCCAGCGCCGCGCGGACCGAAGCGCCGTGGCATCGATGTCGGCGCCGCCATCACCCGCGCGCTGACGGCTGTGGGACTGATGAAATAG
- a CDS encoding LLM class flavin-dependent oxidoreductase, whose translation MARLKFGAFLAPHHPIGEHPLLQFRRDLDFVEQIDTLGFDEFWCGEHHSSGWEMIASPEMFLAAAGERTKRIKLGTGVISLPYHHPYNVAQRMVQLDWMTGGRAIFGSGPGALASDAHTLGIDPMTQRDRQDEALAIIRRLFKGERVTAKSDWFTMNDAALQLLPLQEEMPCVVASQISPSGMTLAGKYGIGIISLGSMSTQGLMALPTQWGFAEDAARKAGTTVSRSDWRVLLSWHIAETREQAQREAGPGLMRWHNEYNVRTLQRPGLEPFTSPEDAIEKTAGGENAASTIGTPDDLVKTIKNLMQVSGGVGTIIGFVHDWANPENTRRSWDMVARYVIPEINGYVKGLRESQTFLIENRAVFERAGQAVMAKIMENEKAAAALQHTGPGRVAIPTINAPDLQKEAAKRKA comes from the coding sequence ATGGCACGCCTGAAGTTCGGAGCCTTTCTCGCCCCGCATCATCCGATCGGCGAACATCCGCTGCTGCAATTCCGCCGCGACCTCGATTTCGTCGAGCAGATCGACACGCTCGGCTTCGACGAATTCTGGTGCGGCGAGCACCATTCCTCGGGCTGGGAGATGATCGCCTCGCCGGAAATGTTTTTGGCGGCTGCCGGCGAACGCACCAAGCGGATCAAGCTCGGCACCGGCGTGATCTCGCTGCCCTATCACCATCCCTATAACGTCGCGCAGCGCATGGTGCAGCTCGACTGGATGACCGGCGGCCGCGCGATCTTCGGCTCCGGTCCAGGGGCGCTTGCCTCCGACGCGCATACGCTCGGCATCGACCCGATGACGCAGCGCGACCGACAGGACGAAGCGCTCGCGATCATCCGCCGGCTGTTCAAAGGCGAACGCGTCACCGCCAAGAGCGACTGGTTCACGATGAACGACGCCGCGCTGCAATTGCTGCCGCTGCAGGAAGAGATGCCCTGCGTGGTGGCGTCGCAGATCTCGCCCTCGGGCATGACGCTCGCCGGCAAATACGGCATCGGCATCATCTCGCTCGGCTCGATGTCGACGCAGGGCCTGATGGCGCTGCCGACGCAATGGGGGTTTGCCGAGGACGCCGCCAGGAAGGCCGGCACCACCGTGAGCCGTTCCGACTGGCGCGTGCTGCTAAGCTGGCACATCGCCGAGACCCGCGAACAGGCGCAGCGCGAGGCCGGCCCCGGTCTGATGCGCTGGCACAACGAATATAATGTCCGCACGCTGCAGCGGCCGGGCCTGGAGCCGTTCACCTCGCCGGAGGACGCGATTGAGAAAACCGCCGGCGGCGAAAACGCTGCGTCCACCATCGGCACGCCGGATGACCTGGTCAAAACCATCAAGAACCTGATGCAGGTCTCGGGCGGCGTCGGCACCATCATCGGCTTCGTGCACGACTGGGCCAACCCGGAAAATACCCGCCGGAGCTGGGACATGGTCGCGCGCTACGTGATCCCGGAGATCAACGGCTACGTCAAGGGATTGCGCGAGTCGCAGACATTCCTGATCGAGAACCGCGCGGTGTTCGAGCGGGCGGGTCAGGCCGTGATGGCGAAAATCATGGAGAACGAAAAGGCGGCTGCCGCTTTGCAGCACACCGGCCCGGGCCGCGTGGCGATCCCGACCATCAACGCGCCGGATTTGCAGAAGGAAGCGGCCAAGCGCAAGGCGTGA
- a CDS encoding MBL fold metallo-hydrolase encodes MDDKTETQAKAGAMIVPVTLFEQNCTIIWHEPSKKAVVIDPGGDVPKIMEAIKQTGVMVEKIWLTHGHIDHVGGAADLRDALQVKIEGPHIADKYLLDNVVSSGERFGMTGVRNFGPDRWLDEGDSVSIGELTFDILHCPGHSPGSVVFFNKELRFAHVGDVLFNGSVGRTDLPGGNHATLISSIKEKLLPLGDDVGFICGHGAGSSIGQERLTNPFITGEIGI; translated from the coding sequence ATGGATGACAAAACCGAGACCCAGGCCAAGGCCGGCGCGATGATCGTGCCGGTGACGCTGTTCGAGCAGAACTGCACCATCATCTGGCACGAGCCTTCCAAGAAGGCCGTGGTGATCGACCCCGGCGGGGACGTTCCCAAGATCATGGAGGCGATCAAGCAGACCGGTGTGATGGTCGAGAAGATCTGGCTCACCCACGGCCATATCGACCATGTCGGCGGTGCCGCTGATTTGCGCGACGCGCTGCAGGTGAAGATCGAGGGCCCGCATATCGCCGACAAATACCTGCTCGACAATGTCGTGAGCAGCGGCGAGCGCTTCGGCATGACTGGCGTGCGCAATTTCGGGCCCGACCGCTGGCTCGACGAAGGCGATTCTGTCTCGATCGGCGAATTGACCTTCGACATCCTGCACTGCCCCGGCCATTCACCGGGCAGCGTGGTGTTCTTCAACAAGGAATTGCGCTTCGCCCATGTCGGCGACGTGCTGTTCAACGGCTCGGTCGGACGCACCGACCTGCCCGGCGGCAACCACGCCACGCTGATCAGTTCGATCAAGGAAAAACTGCTGCCGCTCGGCGACGATGTCGGCTTCATCTGCGGCCATGGCGCGGGCTCCAGCATCGGTCAGGAGCGCCTGACCAATCCGTTCATCACCGGCGAGATCGGAATTTAA
- a CDS encoding cupin domain-containing protein, producing MSATFRLSPTSEGRPFYLAVIAGLACAFVIGKALPSTMDAVSAIIEPLCANSVSSAQDVVEPISSHALPNVAGKRVTIVRVFYGPGGFTPAHRHAGSVTAYVTKGEIRSQLAGGPVETFGVGQSFFEPPGAVHLVSANASMTEPAELIAVFVADEGAQLTTLVK from the coding sequence ATGTCTGCAACATTCCGACTATCACCGACATCAGAAGGCCGTCCGTTCTACCTCGCCGTCATCGCCGGCCTCGCCTGCGCCTTTGTCATCGGCAAGGCGCTGCCGTCGACCATGGATGCTGTCTCGGCGATCATCGAGCCGCTTTGCGCCAACAGCGTTTCGTCTGCACAGGACGTCGTCGAGCCGATCTCCTCGCATGCGTTGCCCAACGTGGCGGGCAAACGCGTGACGATCGTGCGCGTGTTCTACGGCCCCGGCGGGTTCACGCCTGCGCACCGGCATGCCGGTTCGGTCACCGCCTATGTCACCAAGGGTGAAATCCGCTCGCAATTGGCGGGCGGTCCGGTCGAGACGTTTGGGGTCGGGCAATCCTTCTTCGAGCCGCCCGGCGCCGTGCATCTGGTCTCGGCCAATGCCAGCATGACCGAGCCGGCCGAACTGATCGCGGTGTTCGTGGCCGACGAGGGCGCGCAACTCACGACGCTCGTGAAGTGA
- a CDS encoding VOC family protein: MNLAKPRIDIGFATNNASAALAFWQNQIGLPFDYTQPIRRGYKQHRHDLRGSILKINEVYEPLPDNPPSGYRELLIARDDVAVPKPMIDPEGNRVVLVPKGMFGIERIGIRLGVRDVEAHCRFYSEALGLPQGEPADGAMSFLAGDTVLIVEPAADAPDDAAFDGKGWRYITFQVFEVDREHAYVLAHGGREARAPVTLGTTARISMVRDPDGNWIELSQRASLTGSLKPSTV, encoded by the coding sequence ATGAACCTCGCCAAACCCCGCATCGACATCGGCTTTGCCACCAACAACGCGTCGGCGGCGCTGGCGTTCTGGCAGAACCAGATCGGCCTGCCGTTCGACTACACGCAGCCGATCCGCCGCGGCTACAAGCAGCACCGCCACGATCTCCGCGGCTCGATCCTGAAGATCAACGAGGTCTACGAGCCGCTGCCCGATAATCCGCCGTCCGGCTATCGCGAGCTGTTGATTGCGCGCGATGATGTTGCTGTGCCGAAGCCGATGATCGATCCGGAAGGCAATCGTGTCGTGCTGGTGCCGAAGGGGATGTTCGGAATCGAACGCATCGGCATCCGTCTTGGCGTTCGCGACGTCGAGGCGCATTGCCGCTTCTACAGCGAGGCGCTTGGATTGCCGCAGGGCGAGCCGGCCGATGGCGCGATGAGCTTCCTTGCAGGCGACACGGTACTGATCGTCGAGCCGGCCGCGGACGCGCCTGACGATGCCGCGTTCGACGGCAAGGGCTGGCGCTACATCACGTTCCAGGTGTTCGAGGTCGACCGCGAGCACGCTTACGTGCTGGCACATGGCGGTCGCGAGGCGCGCGCGCCGGTCACGCTCGGGACCACGGCCAGAATCTCGATGGTGCGTGATCCCGACGGCAACTGGATCGAGCTGTCGCAGCGAGCCTCGCTGACGGGATCGTTGAAGCCGTCGACCGTGTGA
- a CDS encoding cytochrome P450: MSMQSVASPANIPVPPKPKALRHIPGNEGWPFIGNTLAVLADPKGQIEKSAAKYGLIYRTHLFGETSITMLGPEANELVLFDQARLFSSTHGWGPILGLLFPRGLMLLDFEEHRLHRRALSVAFKSGPMKSYLVDLDRGIAARVKQWKAQPGEMLVYPAMKQLTLDLAATSFLGADIGPEVDEITRAFIDMVAAAVAPIRRPLPFTQMGRGVAGRKRIVAYFAEQIPIRRARGGGNDLFSQLCQATHEDGALLSTQDIIDHMSFLMMAAHDTLTSSLTSFVGELAAHPEWQQQLREEVKGLGIEANDPSSIDNLEKMPLSEMAFKEALRLKPPVPSMPRRAVRDFSFRGYDLPAGTLVGVNPLFTHHMPEIWSEPDKFDPMRFSDEAQRSRHRFAWVPYGGGAHMCLGLHFAYMQAKCFARHFLQNLEVSLEPGYKSDWQMWPIPKPRDGLRVVLKAV; this comes from the coding sequence ATGTCGATGCAGAGTGTTGCTTCTCCTGCCAATATCCCGGTGCCGCCGAAGCCCAAGGCGTTACGGCACATTCCCGGTAATGAGGGCTGGCCGTTTATCGGCAACACGCTGGCGGTGCTGGCCGACCCCAAAGGACAGATTGAGAAGTCGGCTGCCAAATACGGTCTGATCTACCGCACCCATCTGTTCGGCGAGACCAGCATAACGATGCTCGGGCCCGAGGCCAACGAGCTCGTGCTGTTCGACCAGGCGCGCCTGTTCTCCTCCACCCATGGCTGGGGACCGATCCTCGGCCTGTTGTTTCCGCGCGGGCTGATGCTGCTGGATTTTGAAGAGCACCGCCTGCACCGCCGCGCGCTGTCGGTCGCGTTCAAGTCGGGGCCGATGAAGTCCTACCTCGTCGATCTCGACCGCGGCATTGCCGCGCGGGTCAAGCAGTGGAAGGCGCAGCCGGGCGAGATGCTGGTGTATCCGGCGATGAAGCAGCTCACGCTCGATCTGGCGGCGACGTCGTTCCTCGGCGCCGACATCGGGCCCGAGGTCGACGAGATCACCCGCGCCTTCATCGACATGGTGGCCGCTGCCGTGGCGCCGATCCGGCGGCCGCTGCCGTTCACGCAGATGGGTCGCGGCGTTGCAGGCCGCAAGCGGATCGTTGCCTACTTCGCCGAGCAGATTCCGATCCGCCGCGCGCGGGGCGGCGGCAATGACCTGTTCTCGCAACTGTGCCAGGCGACGCACGAGGACGGTGCGCTGCTGTCAACCCAGGACATCATCGACCACATGAGTTTTCTGATGATGGCGGCGCATGACACGCTGACATCGTCGCTGACCTCCTTTGTCGGCGAGCTTGCCGCCCACCCCGAATGGCAGCAGCAGTTGCGCGAGGAAGTCAAAGGTCTCGGCATCGAGGCCAACGATCCCTCCAGCATCGACAATCTCGAAAAGATGCCGCTGTCGGAAATGGCGTTCAAGGAAGCGCTGCGACTGAAGCCGCCGGTGCCGTCGATGCCGCGCCGCGCGGTGCGCGACTTTTCGTTTAGGGGGTACGACCTTCCCGCCGGCACGCTGGTCGGTGTCAACCCGCTGTTCACGCACCATATGCCGGAGATCTGGTCTGAGCCGGACAAGTTCGATCCGATGCGTTTCTCTGACGAAGCGCAGCGCAGCCGCCATCGTTTTGCGTGGGTGCCGTATGGCGGCGGCGCGCATATGTGCCTCGGCCTGCACTTCGCCTACATGCAGGCGAAATGTTTTGCGCGGCATTTCCTGCAGAATCTCGAAGTATCGCTGGAGCCCGGCTACAAATCGGATTGGCAGATGTGGCCGATCCCGAAACCGCGGGATGGCTTGCGCGTGGTGTTGAAGGCGGTGTGA
- a CDS encoding RMD1 family protein, whose translation MVVLIGLNALEEEEFLRGLDHRMTGKFARRDEEIAIIELAPEKEDQIAPGGPICLQSLSPDRLILICEALAKSVVLARHEREVASVFDTTEPVARELAQSGRMRGSRRSILKNIGGALLVRHRVSGPVEVEEKPDVLWDKPHLERLYARLEDEYELKERAESLNGKLAVIAESAQVLTDIIDTRRSLRLEVIIVLLILFEVIITIYQLAMGRHA comes from the coding sequence GTGGTGGTCCTGATCGGGCTGAATGCGCTGGAAGAGGAGGAATTCCTCCGCGGCCTGGACCACCGCATGACGGGGAAGTTTGCGCGGCGCGACGAGGAAATCGCAATCATCGAGCTGGCCCCGGAAAAGGAGGACCAGATTGCACCCGGCGGCCCGATCTGCCTGCAAAGCCTGTCGCCTGACCGGCTGATCCTGATTTGCGAGGCACTGGCGAAGAGCGTCGTCCTGGCCCGGCATGAACGCGAGGTTGCCAGCGTCTTTGATACGACCGAACCGGTCGCGCGGGAACTGGCGCAGAGCGGGCGTATGCGCGGCAGCCGTCGCTCGATCCTGAAAAACATCGGCGGCGCGCTGCTGGTGCGGCACCGTGTGTCGGGGCCGGTCGAAGTGGAAGAAAAGCCCGACGTGCTCTGGGACAAGCCGCATCTGGAACGACTGTATGCCCGGCTGGAGGACGAGTATGAGCTCAAGGAGCGTGCGGAATCGCTGAACGGCAAGCTCGCCGTGATCGCCGAGAGCGCGCAGGTGCTGACCGATATCATCGACACCCGGCGCTCGCTGCGGCTCGAAGTGATTATCGTGCTCCTGATCCTGTTCGAGGTGATTATTACGATCTATCAGCTCGCCATGGGCCGGCACGCCTGA
- a CDS encoding outer membrane beta-barrel protein, whose product MLAASAAGASAADMPLKASPIVAAGLDWSGVYIGAHAGYGGGMKDWESNGPADFVARGPLVGGQVGINKQLGSVVFGLELDGSWADIKGTGVSTMGGAAFGTVETRATSKIDSLVTFAGRAGIAADRWFVFAKGGITAAHEKHDYLVNVNAVLGGVPLIQSASLSGSETRYAPMLGFGAEYALVGPWSILAEYNYHHFGAGTSRLTGQVTTNGVTTPFAANNRIEQSIHVARLGVNYRFGGIAPDPSFAPVPAAPGTNWTGAYIGAQGGYGWGQTQWPDVFGIAPGTSLPRFDNSSWLAGGTIGVNAQVGRFVFGVEGEILATDIKGNAGGSTVGGFLDTTYTSKIDWLALASARAGFVVGDKLMLYGKGGLAIAEEQHTAVATQSLLAVSINYAGKAVHTGAVIGAGGEYAFAPNWSVKAEYDYIKMFAQQVQLQGTAVGGPFGAGVQISATATKVTQDLHLVKFGVNYHFNP is encoded by the coding sequence GTGCTTGCCGCGAGTGCGGCCGGCGCTTCCGCCGCTGATATGCCCTTGAAAGCAAGCCCGATTGTTGCCGCAGGTCTCGACTGGAGCGGCGTTTATATCGGCGCCCACGCCGGTTACGGCGGTGGCATGAAGGACTGGGAGTCGAACGGGCCGGCGGACTTCGTTGCGCGCGGTCCGCTGGTCGGCGGCCAGGTCGGCATCAACAAGCAACTCGGCAGCGTCGTGTTCGGTCTGGAGCTCGACGGCTCCTGGGCCGACATCAAGGGAACCGGTGTCTCGACCATGGGCGGAGCCGCCTTCGGCACCGTCGAGACCCGCGCGACGTCGAAGATCGATAGTCTCGTGACATTCGCAGGGCGCGCCGGCATCGCGGCCGATCGCTGGTTTGTCTTTGCCAAGGGCGGCATCACGGCGGCGCACGAGAAGCACGATTACCTTGTCAATGTGAACGCGGTTCTCGGCGGCGTGCCCCTCATCCAAAGCGCCAGTCTAAGCGGTTCGGAAACCCGCTACGCACCGATGCTGGGCTTCGGCGCCGAATATGCGCTTGTTGGTCCGTGGTCGATCCTCGCCGAATACAACTACCATCATTTCGGCGCCGGCACCTCGCGGCTGACGGGGCAGGTCACCACAAACGGCGTCACCACGCCGTTTGCCGCCAACAATCGCATCGAGCAGTCCATCCATGTCGCCAGGCTCGGCGTCAATTATCGCTTCGGCGGTATTGCTCCCGATCCGTCCTTTGCCCCTGTGCCGGCGGCGCCGGGCACCAACTGGACCGGCGCCTATATCGGCGCGCAGGGCGGCTATGGCTGGGGCCAGACGCAATGGCCGGATGTTTTCGGCATCGCGCCGGGCACCAGCCTGCCGCGCTTTGACAATTCGAGCTGGCTCGCGGGCGGCACCATCGGCGTCAATGCGCAAGTAGGCCGCTTTGTCTTCGGTGTCGAAGGCGAAATCCTCGCCACCGATATCAAGGGCAACGCTGGCGGCTCCACTGTCGGCGGCTTCCTGGACACGACGTACACCAGCAAGATCGACTGGCTCGCGCTCGCCAGCGCGCGCGCCGGCTTTGTCGTCGGCGACAAATTGATGCTTTACGGCAAGGGCGGCCTCGCAATCGCCGAGGAGCAACACACCGCCGTGGCGACGCAGAGCCTCCTCGCCGTATCGATCAATTACGCCGGCAAGGCCGTTCACACCGGCGCGGTCATCGGCGCCGGTGGCGAATATGCCTTCGCGCCGAACTGGTCGGTCAAGGCCGAATACGATTACATCAAGATGTTCGCGCAACAGGTCCAGTTGCAGGGCACTGCGGTGGGCGGGCCCTTCGGCGCTGGTGTCCAGATCAGCGCAACGGCCACCAAGGTCACCCAGGACCTGCACCTCGTGAAGTTCGGCGTGAACTATCACTTCAACCCGTAG
- a CDS encoding formylglycine-generating enzyme family protein, which produces MSAISKLLPAVLAGTLVVSLADGASATPKRLPLPSDPAPVAVEEQAPPARPPRQFFPEMKVQPLTPELEQALIAKDSFRECDVCPEMVVVPKGAFMMGTPANEPDRFKGEDPIHRVSFAKPFAVGRFAISFDEWDACLADGGCGGIKGDDKGFGRGRMPAQGINFEAAKLYLAWLSKKVGRTYRLPSESEREYFTRAGTITPFWFGNTISGQNASYKASIPYGNGPRGLDSKGPAVVDSYAPNPFGLYQVHGNVFEWTEDCFNKRYNEDTPVDGSPWLEGDCQKRMLRGGTWDWSANMVRAGYRENAIIGGGHSFRVVRTLNVQP; this is translated from the coding sequence ATGTCTGCCATTTCGAAGTTGCTGCCCGCCGTTCTCGCCGGAACGCTTGTCGTCTCCCTCGCCGATGGCGCATCGGCCACACCGAAGCGGTTGCCATTGCCATCGGACCCCGCGCCAGTGGCGGTGGAGGAACAGGCCCCGCCCGCGCGGCCTCCACGGCAGTTCTTTCCCGAAATGAAAGTGCAGCCGCTGACGCCGGAGCTCGAACAGGCGCTAATAGCCAAGGACAGCTTCAGGGAGTGCGACGTCTGCCCCGAAATGGTGGTGGTGCCGAAAGGCGCGTTCATGATGGGCACGCCGGCCAACGAACCCGACCGCTTCAAGGGCGAAGACCCGATCCATCGCGTCAGTTTCGCAAAACCGTTCGCGGTCGGCCGCTTCGCCATTTCGTTCGACGAATGGGACGCCTGTCTCGCCGACGGCGGCTGTGGCGGCATCAAGGGCGATGACAAGGGATTCGGCCGCGGCCGCATGCCGGCGCAGGGCATCAATTTCGAGGCCGCGAAACTATATCTGGCCTGGCTGTCGAAGAAGGTCGGCCGCACCTATCGGCTGCCCAGCGAATCCGAGCGCGAATATTTCACCCGCGCCGGCACCATTACGCCGTTCTGGTTCGGCAATACGATCAGCGGGCAGAACGCCAGCTACAAGGCGTCAATTCCGTATGGCAATGGGCCGCGCGGCCTGGACAGCAAGGGCCCTGCGGTGGTGGATTCCTACGCGCCCAATCCGTTCGGCCTGTATCAAGTTCATGGCAACGTGTTCGAATGGACGGAAGATTGCTTCAACAAGCGCTACAATGAAGACACGCCTGTCGACGGCTCGCCATGGCTGGAAGGCGATTGCCAGAAGCGCATGCTGCGCGGCGGCACCTGGGACTGGTCAGCCAACATGGTGCGCGCGGGCTATCGCGAGAATGCGATCATCGGCGGCGGCCACAGCTTTCGCGTGGTACGGACGCTGAACGTGCAGCCGTGA
- a CDS encoding MFS transporter yields MHQIVSAPLDTSRRWWVLATVVAAQFMFGVDAFIVNVAIPTIAAELHASAAQIEAVIAIYLIAYATLVVTGGRLGDIYGARNVFISGVAGFTVTSLWCALAQSGPELIAARLAQGATAALMVPQVLATLHLLFADASRARAFGIYGIVLGLAGAAGFLLGGILVTLDLAGLGWRAVFFVNVPFGAVIIAAAWKIMPSFQRRAGTRLDIPGAIVLFFGLLCLIGPLLFGHDLHWSPLTWLVMAAGVGIVAAFLGLERTVARRGGMPLIDLALLSDAAFMRGLAAVFFFFFANLSFYLVMTMYMQKGLQIPPLQAGLVFLPLALTFVIASRHSGARAKRRGMRVLVEGCAVQIAGLAALVMAIEWIDTPSAMALALVLTIFGYGQGLVMAPLSSGVLSTVRPVSAGAASGIYGTTAQIANAAGVAAIGAVFFAVESNQLSRLALLAACTLFALSIIACAAFLTWMRRVTG; encoded by the coding sequence ATGCATCAGATCGTTTCAGCCCCCCTCGATACATCGCGCCGCTGGTGGGTGCTTGCGACGGTCGTTGCAGCGCAGTTCATGTTCGGGGTCGACGCCTTCATCGTCAACGTCGCGATCCCGACGATCGCGGCCGAACTGCACGCGAGCGCGGCGCAGATCGAGGCTGTGATCGCGATCTATCTGATCGCCTATGCCACGCTGGTCGTCACCGGCGGCCGGCTCGGCGATATCTACGGCGCGCGCAATGTCTTCATATCGGGCGTCGCGGGCTTCACCGTCACCTCGCTGTGGTGCGCCCTGGCGCAATCCGGCCCTGAACTGATCGCAGCGCGGCTGGCGCAGGGCGCGACCGCGGCGCTGATGGTGCCGCAGGTGCTTGCCACCCTTCATTTGCTGTTTGCGGATGCCTCGCGAGCCCGCGCCTTCGGCATTTACGGCATCGTGCTCGGCCTCGCCGGCGCGGCAGGCTTCCTGCTCGGCGGCATCCTGGTCACGCTTGATCTGGCGGGGCTCGGCTGGCGTGCGGTGTTCTTCGTCAATGTGCCCTTCGGAGCTGTCATCATCGCCGCGGCCTGGAAAATCATGCCGAGCTTTCAGCGCCGGGCCGGCACGCGGCTGGATATTCCGGGTGCGATCGTGCTGTTTTTCGGCCTGCTGTGCCTGATCGGCCCGTTGCTGTTCGGCCACGACCTGCACTGGTCGCCCCTGACGTGGCTGGTGATGGCCGCAGGCGTCGGCATTGTCGCCGCGTTCCTGGGGCTGGAGCGCACGGTTGCCCGCCGCGGCGGCATGCCGCTGATCGATCTCGCGCTGCTATCGGATGCGGCGTTCATGCGCGGGCTTGCGGCGGTGTTCTTTTTCTTCTTCGCCAATCTGTCGTTCTATCTGGTCATGACGATGTACATGCAGAAGGGGCTGCAGATTCCGCCGCTGCAGGCCGGGCTCGTCTTCCTGCCGCTGGCGCTGACCTTCGTGATCGCTTCGCGCCATAGTGGCGCACGCGCCAAACGTCGCGGCATGCGGGTGCTGGTCGAGGGCTGCGCAGTGCAGATTGCCGGCCTTGCGGCGTTGGTGATGGCGATCGAATGGATCGATACGCCGTCCGCGATGGCTCTTGCCCTGGTGCTGACGATCTTCGGCTACGGCCAGGGGCTCGTCATGGCGCCGTTGTCGAGCGGCGTGCTCTCTACTGTGAGGCCCGTCAGCGCCGGCGCAGCCTCCGGCATCTACGGCACGACGGCGCAGATTGCGAACGCCGCGGGCGTTGCGGCGATCGGCGCGGTGTTCTTTGCGGTGGAATCGAATCAACTGAGCCGGCTGGCGCTGCTTGCCGCGTGCACGCTGTTTGCGTTGTCGATTATCGCCTGCGCCGCATTCCTGACATGGATGCGTCGGGTCACGGGATGA